The following are encoded in a window of Roseimaritima ulvae genomic DNA:
- a CDS encoding N,N-dimethylformamidase beta subunit family domain-containing protein, which yields MKDNDPSEMHRRDLLKDAAAVSLAGAAAAMGISAGAQDAPRTAPPQPSHSSLIRDENAKPGARDWQLTRVRLDKTGGMRSPPIEGYCSKQSVTAGESIEFMISTAPAQKFVIEIFRTGYYGGRGARLMTKLGPIDGQPQPLPEVGEKRLRECQWKPSTTFTIPDDWPSGVYLGRLTTESDTTGFGYWQNYVVFIVRDDRPADILLQCSDNTWQAYNQWPDGYSIYTHPKGNQGPWADVSFDRPYGKYSQIFENPQTIGSGEWLCFEFPLAYWLEKHGYDVSYCSNSDMLTPDRGLKCKAFISNGHDEYWDIRQYNSVVKMRDEGVNLLFLSGNSVCWVSPYRDSSTGAANRIIFRGGPYGGDHTWAELREQRHGPFPHRGPDEGYLMGVRNVSPVNGGGDWVCTNPDHWIFAGTGMQQGEAIPGLIGWEYHGDPPADIPGLEVVAEGTALQGGVNPQKWAATIYPGPKGNFVFNASTIWWCQDLASPPGHWLPWSHWSRPHGPDDRVQQITHNLLRKALA from the coding sequence CTATGGGGATTTCCGCAGGCGCTCAGGACGCCCCGCGCACGGCCCCTCCGCAACCGTCACACTCCTCATTGATCCGCGACGAAAACGCCAAACCAGGAGCTCGCGATTGGCAACTGACTCGCGTCCGACTGGACAAAACCGGTGGCATGCGAAGCCCGCCGATCGAAGGCTATTGCTCCAAACAAAGCGTGACGGCCGGCGAGTCGATTGAGTTCATGATCTCGACCGCTCCGGCCCAAAAGTTCGTCATCGAAATCTTCCGCACCGGTTACTACGGCGGACGCGGGGCACGGCTGATGACGAAACTCGGCCCCATCGACGGACAACCACAGCCGCTTCCCGAAGTTGGCGAGAAACGACTTCGCGAGTGCCAATGGAAGCCATCGACCACGTTCACCATTCCCGACGACTGGCCCAGCGGCGTGTATCTGGGACGACTGACCACCGAATCGGATACCACCGGTTTTGGCTACTGGCAAAATTACGTCGTGTTCATCGTTCGTGATGACCGGCCGGCCGATATTCTGTTGCAGTGTTCCGATAACACTTGGCAAGCCTACAACCAATGGCCCGATGGTTACTCGATCTACACGCACCCCAAAGGCAACCAGGGACCGTGGGCCGACGTCAGTTTCGATCGGCCCTACGGCAAGTATTCGCAGATCTTCGAAAACCCGCAAACGATCGGTTCGGGCGAATGGTTATGCTTTGAATTTCCACTGGCGTACTGGCTGGAGAAACACGGCTACGACGTCAGCTATTGTTCCAACAGTGATATGCTGACACCCGACCGCGGCTTGAAATGCAAAGCCTTCATCAGCAACGGACACGACGAGTACTGGGACATCCGGCAGTACAACAGCGTGGTCAAAATGCGGGACGAAGGTGTTAACCTGCTGTTCTTGTCCGGCAACTCGGTGTGCTGGGTCAGCCCGTATCGGGACAGTTCGACGGGGGCTGCCAATCGGATCATTTTTCGCGGTGGCCCCTACGGCGGAGACCACACATGGGCCGAATTGCGTGAACAGCGGCACGGTCCGTTTCCGCATCGTGGTCCCGACGAGGGTTATCTGATGGGCGTTCGCAACGTCAGCCCGGTCAATGGCGGTGGAGACTGGGTTTGCACCAATCCCGATCATTGGATCTTTGCCGGCACCGGCATGCAGCAGGGTGAAGCGATTCCTGGGCTGATCGGTTGGGAATACCACGGCGATCCACCGGCGGATATTCCGGGCCTGGAAGTGGTGGCCGAGGGCACGGCCCTGCAGGGCGGCGTGAATCCGCAAAAATGGGCCGCCACGATCTATCCCGGCCCCAAAGGCAATTTTGTGTTTAATGCGTCCACCATTTGGTGGTGCCAAGATTTGGCCAGCCCGCCCGGTCATTGGCTGCCCTGGTCGCATTGGTCGCGTCCCCACGGACCGGACGACCGCGTCCAACAGATCACGCACAACTTGCTACGCAAAGCGCTGGCGTAA